One window of the Synechococcus sp. CC9311 genome contains the following:
- a CDS encoding class I SAM-dependent methyltransferase, with the protein MPVQILTEDQRYKLDREPDRVFYAEPRFVQHLDEGFRTRLTNFYREHIPSGAVVLDLGSSWVSHLPEEIHYERVIGHGMNEAELVANTRLDSHYVQDMNLDPTIPLKDASVDACLAVAAWQYWTQPENVASEMLRVTRPNGTAIVAFSNRMFFTKAPQVWTDNDDKQHLDYVGTVLQANGWSDVRVFAEETKASGLMGLVGGKGDPFFAVVARKSIDS; encoded by the coding sequence ATGCCAGTTCAAATTCTTACCGAAGACCAGCGATACAAGCTCGACCGGGAGCCCGATCGGGTTTTTTATGCTGAACCACGCTTCGTTCAACACTTAGACGAAGGCTTTAGGACACGTCTCACAAACTTCTACAGAGAGCACATTCCGTCTGGAGCTGTTGTCCTTGACTTGGGATCGTCTTGGGTGAGTCACCTACCAGAAGAGATCCATTACGAGCGCGTGATTGGCCATGGCATGAATGAAGCGGAACTCGTAGCGAACACAAGGCTCGACAGCCACTACGTCCAAGACATGAACCTGGATCCCACAATCCCTTTAAAGGATGCATCCGTTGATGCCTGTCTCGCTGTTGCTGCTTGGCAGTACTGGACTCAACCAGAAAATGTCGCGTCGGAGATGCTCCGAGTCACGAGGCCCAATGGCACTGCCATCGTTGCATTTTCGAATCGGATGTTTTTCACAAAGGCTCCACAGGTTTGGACCGATAACGACGACAAGCAGCATCTCGACTATGTCGGCACAGTGCTGCAAGCCAATGGATGGTCTGACGTACGGGTGTTTGCTGAAGAGACAAAAGCCTCAGGATTGATGGGACTGGTAGGAGGCAAAGGCGACCCATTTTTTGCAGTTGTAGCGCGCAAAAGTATCGATTCATAA
- a CDS encoding DUF4278 domain-containing protein gives MVKVMWCKFSTPTPMVSFDPDLCLCIEVNDDFLDQSLCLCSSNCYTLHRSPRFCEAQIGPSQGTGTWVFSENIMTTLHYRGQAYVTREPSSVKACVELTYRHEHYNTCRELVRAEMQEHPSLTYRGVAYSR, from the coding sequence ATGGTGAAGGTCATGTGGTGCAAGTTCAGCACACCCACCCCAATGGTTTCCTTTGATCCTGATTTGTGTCTTTGTATCGAGGTGAACGACGATTTCCTTGACCAATCACTATGTTTGTGCAGTAGCAACTGCTACACATTGCATCGTTCACCTCGTTTTTGCGAGGCGCAGATCGGCCCAAGCCAAGGAACGGGGACTTGGGTTTTCTCGGAGAACATCATGACTACTCTTCACTACAGAGGTCAGGCCTACGTAACTCGTGAGCCTTCTAGTGTTAAAGCTTGCGTTGAATTGACTTATCGTCATGAGCACTACAACACGTGCCGTGAACTCGTAAGGGCTGAGATGCAAGAACATCCCTCCTTGACCTATCGAGGGGTTGCTTACTCCAGATAA
- a CDS encoding SIMPL domain-containing protein — protein MPEQSSPGQNQLSLWRRTPPLVLPMLVLSCGLVVAGAVAVKGIRTATDTVTVTGASTERLRSDYADWTVTVSGNGLSQQQAYQNLQPDLKRTLAFLRDAGIPESSTQLTVLRTDRNDIRNRVTGVLTNTEWTARQSIHVGSSDVDLIRKASNKISNLIGDGVSLAIQPPAYTYTKLAEKRVDMLAKATADARERAIAIAGQAGSGIGAITNADTGTFQITVPNSTKMGSYGSYDTSTIDKDITAVMGVTFRVQ, from the coding sequence ATGCCAGAACAATCCTCCCCAGGCCAGAACCAGCTATCGCTATGGCGTCGAACGCCTCCCCTGGTGTTGCCCATGTTGGTGCTGAGCTGCGGGCTTGTGGTCGCCGGAGCTGTTGCCGTGAAAGGAATTCGAACCGCAACAGACACCGTGACCGTGACCGGTGCCAGCACTGAAAGGCTGCGCAGCGACTATGCAGATTGGACCGTGACCGTGAGTGGCAATGGCCTGAGCCAACAGCAGGCTTATCAAAATCTGCAACCCGATTTAAAGCGCACGCTTGCATTTCTGCGTGATGCTGGCATCCCAGAAAGCAGCACCCAACTCACTGTTTTACGGACTGATCGCAACGACATTCGCAACCGTGTGACCGGGGTGCTCACCAACACGGAGTGGACGGCACGTCAATCCATCCACGTTGGCAGCTCGGATGTGGATTTAATCCGCAAGGCATCGAACAAAATCAGCAACCTGATTGGCGACGGTGTGTCGTTGGCGATTCAGCCACCGGCTTACACCTACACAAAACTGGCTGAAAAACGTGTCGACATGCTGGCCAAAGCCACCGCTGATGCTCGAGAACGAGCGATTGCGATCGCGGGTCAAGCTGGCTCCGGCATTGGAGCGATCACCAATGCCGACACAGGCACCTTCCAAATCACCGTGCCGAACTCCACAAAAATGGGGAGCTATGGCTCCTATGACACCAGCACCATCGACAAAGACATCACCGCGGTGATGGGAGTGACGTTCAGAGTGCAGTGA
- a CDS encoding TIGR02450 family Trp-rich protein produces the protein MSWTVAKSWTSVLPQQGYRHFRLILQGGKGQSRWVELEAVLDSNVRLRINWNELKKQELWTSGWQQLPPDE, from the coding sequence ATGAGCTGGACTGTTGCCAAATCCTGGACAAGCGTTTTGCCCCAACAGGGTTACCGACATTTTCGACTAATCCTTCAGGGCGGGAAAGGGCAATCGCGATGGGTGGAACTGGAAGCAGTTCTTGATTCAAACGTGCGTCTACGCATCAACTGGAACGAACTCAAGAAGCAAGAACTTTGGACCAGCGGTTGGCAACAGCTGCCACCAGACGAGTGA
- a CDS encoding SDR family oxidoreductase yields MSDRTIAITGASGKTGFRIAEELLACGDRPRLLVRPSSVIPDTLMNAEQVRLSLQDPTALDSALKGVDALVIATGARPSIDLLGPMKVDAWGVRSQVESCLRVGVSRVILVSSLCAGRWRHPLNLFGLILVWKRIGEQALENSGLDWTVIRPGGLSEREESLEEEGVYWSGPDQQEEESIPRRLVARCCLEALNTPASTGRILEVTSSRFRPIISLPEALFRMDS; encoded by the coding sequence ATGAGTGATAGAACGATTGCGATTACAGGGGCCTCTGGGAAAACCGGGTTTCGGATTGCTGAGGAGTTGTTGGCTTGTGGAGATCGTCCTCGTTTGTTGGTGAGGCCTTCTTCTGTAATTCCTGACACCCTTATGAATGCTGAGCAAGTTCGACTCAGCTTGCAAGATCCAACTGCTTTGGATTCAGCCTTAAAGGGGGTGGATGCCTTAGTGATTGCGACGGGTGCGAGGCCTTCGATTGACTTGTTAGGTCCGATGAAGGTTGACGCTTGGGGGGTGCGTTCTCAGGTGGAAAGCTGTCTGAGAGTTGGTGTGTCCAGGGTGATTCTCGTGAGCTCTCTTTGTGCAGGACGTTGGCGTCATCCCCTGAACTTGTTTGGTTTGATTCTTGTTTGGAAGCGAATTGGTGAGCAGGCTCTGGAGAATAGCGGCCTTGATTGGACCGTCATTAGGCCAGGCGGTCTAAGTGAAAGAGAGGAATCACTGGAAGAAGAGGGGGTGTATTGGTCAGGTCCCGATCAACAGGAGGAAGAGTCCATCCCAAGGCGTCTCGTTGCTCGCTGTTGCTTGGAGGCGTTGAACACTCCGGCCTCGACCGGAAGGATTCTTGAAGTAACAAGCAGTAGGTTTCGACCAATCATCTCTCTTCCTGAAGCATTATTTAGAATGGATTCCTAG
- a CDS encoding NAD(P)/FAD-dependent oxidoreductase, producing the protein MPKSAEVIVIGSGIGGLCCAGLTARAGKEVLVLEAHSQPGGAAHGFERHGYHFESGPSLWSGLSRWPSSNPLAQILRALDQPLDVLTYKDWDVLFPEGHLRVGVGGDGFERVVERLRGPEAVAEWQRFTAVLQPIAAAADALPLLALPASVDGIGPLLRRSGRLVQHLPAIRHLSGAFGPLVDRHLQDPFLRHWVDLLCFLISGMPMVDTNAAAMATLFGEWFDPESCLDFPRGGSAAVVNALVRGMESYGGSLRLGATVSELLLDGDRVIGVELSNGETLYADVVVSNADAWGTAALLPEMAAKTWSQERLSTPGCHSFLHLHLGFDANGLEDLPIHTVWVGDWERGIDSERNAVVVSIPSVLDSSMAPEGHHVLHAYTPANEPWSEWAGLQRGTAAYQQKREQRCQVFWDVLEQRIPDLRGRCQVVMEGTPLTHRHYLSTHQGSYGPALSAAKGLFPGVTTPLQGFLQCGASCFPGIGIPPVAASGAMAAHAITGRKAQRDLLRSLEL; encoded by the coding sequence ATGCCAAAAAGCGCTGAGGTGATCGTGATTGGCAGCGGTATCGGTGGCTTGTGCTGTGCCGGTCTCACTGCCCGGGCTGGAAAGGAAGTTTTGGTTCTAGAAGCCCATAGCCAGCCAGGCGGCGCTGCCCATGGCTTTGAACGGCACGGCTATCACTTCGAATCTGGTCCATCCCTTTGGAGTGGATTGTCACGTTGGCCAAGCAGTAATCCCCTCGCTCAGATCCTGCGTGCGTTAGATCAGCCCCTGGATGTCTTGACCTACAAGGATTGGGATGTCTTGTTCCCGGAGGGACATCTCCGTGTAGGGGTTGGAGGGGATGGCTTCGAACGCGTGGTGGAAAGGCTGCGTGGACCTGAAGCTGTGGCTGAATGGCAGCGCTTCACCGCCGTGTTGCAGCCGATTGCAGCAGCTGCAGATGCTTTGCCATTGCTGGCATTACCAGCATCTGTGGATGGGATTGGTCCTCTGTTGAGGCGTAGTGGACGACTGGTTCAGCATTTGCCGGCCATCCGCCACCTCAGCGGTGCTTTCGGGCCTTTAGTCGACCGTCACCTGCAGGATCCATTTCTTCGCCATTGGGTTGATTTGCTCTGTTTTTTGATCAGCGGTATGCCGATGGTTGACACCAACGCAGCCGCTATGGCCACTTTGTTTGGTGAATGGTTTGACCCTGAATCGTGTCTTGATTTTCCGCGCGGAGGCAGTGCAGCCGTAGTGAACGCACTCGTGCGCGGCATGGAGTCTTACGGCGGTAGTTTGCGGCTTGGTGCAACAGTGAGCGAGCTGCTGCTTGATGGTGATCGTGTCATCGGCGTAGAACTCAGCAATGGTGAGACGCTTTACGCCGATGTTGTGGTGAGCAATGCGGATGCCTGGGGTACGGCGGCTCTGTTGCCCGAGATGGCTGCGAAGACTTGGAGTCAGGAACGGCTTTCCACTCCTGGTTGTCATTCTTTTTTGCACCTTCATCTGGGATTCGATGCGAACGGTCTCGAGGATCTGCCGATCCATACCGTTTGGGTTGGTGACTGGGAACGGGGCATTGATTCCGAGCGCAATGCCGTGGTGGTGTCGATTCCATCTGTGCTCGATTCCTCGATGGCGCCTGAGGGCCATCACGTGCTTCACGCCTATACCCCTGCCAATGAACCCTGGTCAGAGTGGGCTGGTCTACAGAGGGGAACGGCGGCTTATCAGCAGAAACGTGAACAACGTTGTCAGGTGTTTTGGGATGTGTTGGAGCAACGCATACCCGATCTCCGCGGTCGTTGCCAAGTGGTGATGGAGGGAACTCCTCTTACCCACCGTCATTACCTATCCACGCATCAAGGCAGCTATGGCCCTGCGTTGTCTGCGGCGAAAGGGCTGTTTCCTGGGGTGACCACCCCTCTTCAGGGATTTTTGCAGTGTGGAGCGAGTTGTTTCCCAGGGATTGGTATTCCACCCGTGGCTGCGAGTGGTGCGATGGCAGCCCATGCCATTACAGGCCGTAAGGCCCAGCGGGACTTGCTTCGCTCGCTCGAACTTTAA
- the nth gene encoding endonuclease III yields the protein MLRKERASHLLCRLDEHYPDPPIPLDHSDPFSLLIAVLLSAQCTDKKVNEVTPALFAAGPTPNAMAALTEAEIFGHIRQLGLAKTKARNVHKLAHMLITMHGGKVPSSFEELEALPGVGHKTASVVMAQAFGVPAFPVDTHIHRLAQRWGLSNGDSVERTEKDLKSLFPAESWNKLHLQIIFYGREHCTARGCDGTVCPICRELYPKRRKPVIWRRP from the coding sequence TTGCTCAGAAAAGAGCGCGCTTCCCATCTGCTCTGCCGCCTGGATGAGCACTATCCAGATCCACCCATTCCTCTCGATCACAGCGACCCTTTCAGCCTGCTGATCGCTGTGCTCCTAAGTGCGCAGTGCACCGACAAAAAGGTCAATGAAGTCACACCAGCCTTATTTGCTGCGGGACCAACCCCAAATGCAATGGCGGCATTAACAGAAGCGGAGATTTTCGGACACATCCGCCAGCTGGGGCTTGCGAAAACCAAGGCCCGAAACGTGCACAAACTTGCTCACATGTTGATCACGATGCATGGGGGGAAAGTGCCGAGCAGCTTTGAAGAGCTCGAGGCACTGCCGGGCGTTGGCCACAAAACCGCCAGCGTGGTGATGGCCCAAGCCTTCGGAGTACCGGCCTTCCCTGTGGACACACACATTCATCGATTGGCGCAGCGCTGGGGGCTCAGCAATGGAGACAGCGTGGAGCGCACCGAAAAGGATCTGAAATCCCTATTTCCAGCTGAGAGCTGGAACAAACTTCATCTGCAAATTATTTTTTATGGACGCGAGCATTGCACTGCACGTGGATGCGACGGAACCGTTTGCCCAATATGCCGGGAGCTGTATCCAAAGCGACGGAAGCCAGTAATTTGGCGGAGGCCCTAG
- a CDS encoding high light inducible protein codes for MERTPANDTWFQGQATRSIHEDQLKKVELFNGRAAMIGFVIGVITEGLTGQGILHQIGLGPLVDGYVTCSVQMLPFCF; via the coding sequence ATGGAACGCACTCCCGCTAACGACACCTGGTTCCAAGGCCAAGCAACCCGCTCCATTCACGAAGATCAACTCAAGAAGGTTGAGCTCTTCAATGGTCGTGCAGCCATGATTGGTTTCGTCATCGGCGTGATCACAGAAGGACTTACAGGCCAGGGAATTCTCCATCAGATCGGCCTCGGCCCCCTCGTTGACGGATACGTGACTTGCAGCGTTCAGATGCTCCCCTTCTGTTTCTGA
- a CDS encoding rhomboid family intramembrane serine protease, whose amino-acid sequence MIILPLILLGLSWLQEGIDQLLLGGRWNLAMGPGTPWWTLLTAPFSHGDLGHLIGNSIIFLPLSYLVLLKNLRGYVAVWIAVILLEIPLWLFWPVGSHGLSGVVYGLLGYLVLIGFLERRPLAIALSVIAVAFYGSALPGLLPWASPAGVSWIGHASGFIAGLLAAGAVSREPHQPSA is encoded by the coding sequence GTGATCATTCTTCCCTTGATCCTGTTAGGTCTGTCCTGGCTTCAGGAAGGCATCGACCAACTCCTGCTGGGCGGACGCTGGAATTTGGCTATGGGGCCTGGCACTCCTTGGTGGACCCTTCTGACCGCTCCATTCAGCCACGGAGATCTTGGTCACCTCATTGGGAACAGCATTATTTTTCTCCCGCTCAGCTATCTCGTGCTCTTGAAAAACCTGCGCGGTTATGTAGCGGTTTGGATTGCCGTGATTCTTCTCGAAATTCCGCTCTGGTTGTTTTGGCCGGTTGGCAGTCACGGACTCTCAGGAGTCGTCTACGGACTCCTTGGCTACCTCGTTCTGATCGGATTTCTTGAACGCAGACCACTGGCCATCGCTTTAAGCGTGATTGCCGTTGCTTTTTACGGAAGCGCCCTACCTGGATTGCTGCCTTGGGCCTCACCCGCGGGAGTGAGCTGGATTGGCCACGCGAGTGGATTCATAGCTGGCCTTTTGGCAGCAGGAGCTGTGTCACGTGAGCCTCATCAGCCGTCAGCTTGA